Proteins encoded together in one Carassius auratus strain Wakin chromosome 32, ASM336829v1, whole genome shotgun sequence window:
- the LOC113051295 gene encoding cytoplasmic tRNA 2-thiolation protein 2-like, whose translation MCQVEEEYNGLECKQEKIHVPTLNRTCMKCKEESSVLIIRVNNAFFRSCFKEYFIHKFRTMLGLGKNRVIFSQEKATQSWGRPLI comes from the exons ATGTGTCAAGTTGAAGAGGAATATAATGGTCTGGAGTGTAAGCAGGAGAAGATACATGTGCCGAC GCTTAACAGGACATGTATGAAATGTAAGGAGGAAAGTTCTGTGCTCATCATTCGTGTCAATAATGCATTTTTCAG GTCCTGCTTCAAGGAGTACTTCATACACAAATTTCGGACAATGTTGGGATTGGGAAAGAATCGTGTCATCTTTTCCCAGGAaaag GCTAcgcaatcatggggaagaccgctgatctga